One region of Triticum aestivum cultivar Chinese Spring chromosome 6B, IWGSC CS RefSeq v2.1, whole genome shotgun sequence genomic DNA includes:
- the LOC123135011 gene encoding uncharacterized protein, with the protein MSAIVGHDHNGPPPSPLHLLEVTVISAQDLHRRHRLSHRVRAYAVAWIDGTRKLRTEVDLAGGADPTWNDRFLFRVDAAFLKSETAAVVVEVRATRRFGSDVVLGRTGIVVSTFVRVHSSRFAAAAPAVAVAPTGRQVAALQLRRPRSLRPQGVLNVAVTLLGAAQARAVAPIYHMPGSPDAFAMKDLVAMRPAPFLSEITEEGAAEARDLEYHARRQRPLVEHSGPLDPRGAAIEQSKLAMKLEKWRVDLSPDHGDHDGRGGGRSGRWLRRTSCFGRQESWER; encoded by the coding sequence ATGTCGGCGATCGTCGGGCACGACCACAACGGCCCGCCGCCGTCCCCGCTCCACCTGCTGGAGGTGACGGTCATCTCCGCGCAGGACCTGCACCGGCGCCACCGGCTCAGCCACCGGGTGCGCGCGTACGCCGTGGCGTGGATCGACGGCACGCGGAAGCTGCGCACGGAGGTGGACCTCGCCGGCGGGGCCGACCCGACGTGGAACGACCGGTTCCTCTTCCGCGTCGACGCCGCGTTCCTCAAGTCGGAGACCGCCGCCGTCGTCGTGGAGGTGCGCGCGACCCGGAGGTTTGGCTCTGATGTTGTTCTCGGGCGCACGGGGATCGTGGTGAGCACGTTCGTGCGCGTGCACTCGTCCAggttcgccgccgccgctcctgcgGTGGCCGTGGCGCCCACCGGGCGGCAGGTGGCGGCGCTGCAGCTCAGGCGCCCGCGTTCGCTCCGGCCGCAGGGCGTGCTCAACGTGGCGGTGACGCTGCTGGGCGCCGCCCAGGCGCGCGCCGTGGCGCCCATCTACCACATGCCGGGGTCCCCGGACGCGTTCGCCATGAAGGACCTCGTGGCGATGAGGCCGGCGCCGTTCCTGTCCGAGATCACGGAGGAGGGCGCGGCCGAGGCGAGGGATCTGGAGTACCACGCGCGGCGCCAGCGGCCGTTGGTTGAGCACTCCGGGCCGCTGGACCCGAGGGGCGCCGCCATCGAGCAGAGCAAGCTGGCCATGAAGCTGGAGAAGTGGAGGGTCGATCTGTCCCCGGACCATGGGGATCAtgacggccgcggcggcggcaggtcAGGGAGGTGGCTGCGCCGGACCTCCTGCTTCGGCCGCCAGGAGAGCTGGGAAAGGTAA